A section of the Stenotrophomonas acidaminiphila genome encodes:
- a CDS encoding ferric-rhodotorulic acid/ferric-coprogen receptor FhuE, translating into MQSPRLLPPPRPTLLALALSAALSAPAALAQTAPGDATTLDAVKVVAEADDAYTVRHARTATRLDLSLRHTPQSVTVLTRQQLDDMGLHAMSDVMGQVTGVHVSVTDSERINYVSRGYNISNFQVDGMLNTFSGYIKTNNDSALYERIEVVRGATGLTTGAGDPSGTINYVRKRPTDQFAMSASVTAGRWGNQRLEADIGGPLALDGRVRARMVAARQQSDSFRDVYRLDKDVFYGIVQADLTSSTLLEAGYEYQSPETSGVTWGVVPYWGVDGQPANLPRSTNLSARWSQWPIVEKTAFARLEQSLGHDWSARASYTRSRRDTQGEVWYGAAGYPRPDGSGVRAYVGVFGERGDMQVLDLNAGGPFRLFGREHELVVGVGQSLRRGEVPATDYAYPDGYDQVADWRHWDGNVAPLRVTRPGWLAAQDELKQRAAYLATRLQLADPLLAVLGARYGSWETRSWNYTRDSAGKLLGTRRGGYRPDDSLTPYAGLVYDLGAHFSAYASYTDIFQPQNYRDKDNRYLKPVVGDMWEAGLKGEFFDGLLNASAALFKGAKDNVAELDDSVPEGSLPDGASAYRSTGKGNRVKGWEVEAQGRLGERWNLSAGYAHTTVRNPQGVRQNTTTPVDTFRLNASWRPDGAWSRLSLGGGATWQSAIWRMSNRPAADYATSGRTYRSPITQDAYFLLNAFASYRFNDNLSAQLNISNLLDRKYYNNVGFYDGVYWGEPRNVRLTLRWKL; encoded by the coding sequence ATGCAGTCCCCACGCTTGCTCCCGCCGCCACGGCCCACGCTGCTGGCCCTCGCCCTGAGCGCCGCCCTGTCCGCGCCCGCCGCACTGGCCCAGACCGCGCCGGGCGACGCCACCACGCTCGATGCGGTCAAGGTCGTGGCCGAAGCCGACGACGCGTACACGGTGCGGCACGCGCGCACCGCGACCCGGCTCGACCTGTCGCTGCGCCACACCCCGCAGTCGGTCACCGTGCTGACCCGCCAGCAGCTGGACGACATGGGCCTGCACGCGATGTCCGACGTGATGGGCCAGGTGACCGGCGTGCACGTCTCGGTGACCGACAGCGAGCGCATCAACTACGTCTCGCGCGGCTACAACATCAGCAACTTCCAGGTCGACGGCATGCTCAACACCTTCAGCGGCTACATCAAGACCAACAACGACAGCGCCCTTTACGAGCGCATCGAGGTGGTCCGCGGCGCCACCGGCCTGACCACCGGCGCCGGTGATCCGTCGGGCACCATCAACTACGTGCGCAAACGCCCCACCGACCAGTTCGCGATGAGCGCCAGCGTGACGGCCGGGCGCTGGGGCAACCAGCGCCTGGAGGCCGACATCGGCGGCCCGCTCGCGCTGGACGGCCGCGTCCGCGCGCGCATGGTCGCGGCCAGGCAGCAGAGCGATTCGTTCCGCGACGTGTACCGGCTGGACAAGGACGTGTTCTACGGCATCGTCCAGGCCGACCTCACCAGCAGCACCCTGCTCGAGGCCGGCTACGAATACCAGTCGCCGGAGACCTCCGGCGTGACCTGGGGCGTGGTGCCGTACTGGGGCGTGGACGGCCAGCCGGCCAACCTGCCGCGTTCAACCAACTTGTCCGCGCGCTGGAGCCAGTGGCCGATCGTGGAGAAGACCGCGTTCGCGCGGCTGGAGCAGAGCCTGGGCCACGACTGGTCGGCCAGGGCCAGCTATACCCGCTCCAGGCGCGATACGCAGGGCGAAGTCTGGTACGGCGCCGCCGGCTATCCACGCCCGGACGGCAGCGGCGTGCGGGCCTACGTGGGCGTGTTCGGCGAGCGCGGCGACATGCAGGTGCTGGACCTCAACGCCGGCGGCCCGTTCCGCCTGTTCGGGCGCGAACACGAACTGGTGGTCGGCGTCGGCCAGTCGCTGCGCAGGGGCGAAGTGCCGGCGACCGACTACGCCTATCCCGACGGCTACGACCAGGTCGCCGACTGGCGCCACTGGGACGGCAACGTCGCGCCGCTGCGCGTCACCCGCCCCGGCTGGCTGGCCGCGCAGGACGAACTGAAGCAACGCGCCGCCTACCTGGCCACGCGCCTGCAGCTGGCCGACCCGCTGCTGGCGGTGCTGGGCGCGCGCTACGGCAGCTGGGAGACGCGCAGTTGGAACTACACCCGCGACAGCGCCGGCAAGCTGCTCGGCACCCGCCGCGGCGGCTACCGGCCCGACGATTCGCTGACCCCGTACGCGGGCCTGGTGTATGACCTCGGCGCGCACTTCAGCGCCTATGCCAGCTACACCGACATCTTCCAGCCGCAGAACTACCGCGACAAGGACAACCGTTATCTGAAGCCGGTGGTGGGCGACATGTGGGAGGCCGGCCTCAAGGGCGAATTCTTCGATGGCCTGCTGAACGCCTCCGCCGCGCTGTTCAAGGGCGCGAAGGACAACGTCGCCGAGCTGGACGATTCGGTGCCTGAAGGCTCGCTGCCCGACGGCGCCAGCGCCTACCGTTCCACCGGCAAGGGCAACCGGGTCAAGGGCTGGGAAGTCGAAGCCCAGGGCCGCCTGGGCGAGCGCTGGAACCTGTCGGCCGGCTATGCCCACACCACCGTGCGCAACCCGCAGGGCGTGCGCCAGAACACCACCACGCCGGTGGACACCTTCCGCCTCAATGCCAGCTGGCGTCCCGACGGCGCCTGGAGCCGGCTGTCGCTGGGCGGCGGCGCGACCTGGCAGAGCGCGATCTGGCGCATGAGCAACCGCCCGGCCGCCGACTACGCGACCAGCGGCAGGACCTACAGGTCGCCGATCACCCAGGACGCGTACTTCCTGCTCAACGCCTTCGCCAGCTACCGCTTCAACGACAACCTCTCCGCGCAACTGAACATCAGCAACCTGCTGGACAGGAAGTACTACAACAACGTCGGCTTCTACGACGGCGTGTACTGGGGCGAGCCGCGCAACGTGCGCCTGACCCTGCGCTGGAAGCTGTAA
- a CDS encoding plasmid replication/partition related protein gives MDIIVNEELKAYIDPLTADEHDALERSLLAEGCRDALVLWGNVLVDGHNRYGICRKHGIPFQTVQNTRFQSMQDVHLWMIEQHLGRRSVSDFQRGVLALRKRAIVEARHRAEQEQLRRESEGEAPLAAATDGPADADLPPWEPAPKLSRAELAREAKLSASQVTLIEKISAQAAQEVIEAVKAGEISLSAAAVVASLPEEEQRLAAQGGKSQLKEAARRVRESRRKPRPAAAEDAAQPPQDLPAQASGDAGEVEALRQRVASLTAENQALRMELEALRARLAGAAPADAAEA, from the coding sequence ATGGACATCATCGTCAACGAAGAACTCAAGGCCTACATCGATCCGCTGACCGCGGACGAGCATGACGCGCTGGAGCGCAGCCTGCTGGCCGAGGGCTGCCGCGACGCGCTGGTGCTGTGGGGCAACGTGCTGGTCGACGGCCACAACCGCTACGGCATCTGCCGCAAGCACGGCATCCCGTTCCAGACGGTGCAGAACACCCGTTTCCAGTCGATGCAGGACGTGCACCTGTGGATGATCGAGCAGCACCTGGGGCGGCGCAGCGTGTCCGATTTCCAGCGCGGCGTGCTGGCCCTGCGCAAGCGCGCGATCGTCGAGGCCCGGCACCGCGCCGAGCAGGAACAGCTGCGCCGCGAGAGCGAGGGCGAGGCGCCGCTGGCGGCGGCCACCGACGGCCCGGCCGATGCCGACCTGCCGCCGTGGGAGCCGGCGCCGAAGCTGTCCAGGGCCGAACTCGCCCGCGAAGCCAAGCTCAGCGCCAGCCAGGTGACGCTGATCGAGAAGATCAGCGCGCAGGCCGCGCAGGAGGTGATCGAGGCGGTGAAGGCCGGCGAGATCTCGCTCAGCGCCGCGGCGGTGGTCGCCAGCCTGCCGGAGGAGGAACAGCGCTTGGCCGCGCAGGGCGGCAAGAGCCAGCTGAAGGAAGCCGCGCGGCGGGTGCGCGAGTCGCGCCGCAAGCCGCGGCCGGCGGCGGCGGAGGACGCCGCGCAGCCGCCACAGGACCTGCCCGCGCAGGCCAGTGGCGACGCCGGCGAAGTGGAAGCGCTGCGCCAGCGCGTGGCCTCGCTGACGGCCGAGAACCAGGCGCTGCGCATGGAGCTCGAGGCACTGCGCGCGCGCCTGGCCGGTGCCGCGCCGGCGGACGCCGCGGAGGCCTGA
- a CDS encoding IS481 family transposase, which yields MNLHKHARLTPRGRALLVDRILVQGLRIAEAAHAAGVSVRTAYKWLKRYREEGPAGLADRSSRPHACPHATPSTIAAQMLELRRSRQTYRQIAQRLSVAPSTIARLLRRAGLHRLAELEPALPENRYEHARPGQLLHLDIKKLGRIGSPGHRVTGDRSHRHRGIGWEYVHLAIDDHSRVAFASIEPDERGTSACKALIRTVRYYRSLGVCFERVLTDNGTCYRSRRFQRLLRRLGMRHLRTRPYTPRTNGKAERLVQTSLREWAYARAYDNSGQRAGALHDWLHHYNWHRPHASLGYKPPISRIPLNNVLGLHN from the coding sequence ATGAACCTGCATAAACATGCCCGTTTGACGCCTCGCGGTCGAGCCCTGCTTGTGGACCGCATCCTCGTGCAGGGCCTGCGCATCGCGGAGGCCGCCCATGCAGCTGGCGTGAGCGTGCGCACGGCCTACAAGTGGCTGAAGCGGTACCGGGAAGAGGGTCCTGCTGGCTTGGCCGACCGCAGCTCCCGGCCGCATGCCTGCCCCCATGCCACACCGTCAACCATCGCAGCGCAGATGCTGGAACTGCGACGCTCACGCCAGACCTATCGCCAGATCGCCCAGCGGCTGTCCGTGGCGCCAAGCACCATCGCCCGGTTGCTGCGCCGTGCCGGACTGCACCGCTTGGCCGAACTGGAGCCGGCGCTGCCGGAGAACCGCTATGAACACGCCCGGCCCGGCCAACTGCTGCATCTGGACATCAAGAAGCTGGGGCGGATCGGTTCCCCGGGCCACCGTGTGACCGGTGACCGCTCGCATCGACACAGGGGCATTGGCTGGGAATACGTCCATCTGGCCATCGACGATCACTCGCGCGTGGCCTTCGCCTCCATCGAGCCGGACGAGCGCGGGACCAGCGCCTGCAAGGCCCTTATCCGCACGGTGCGCTACTACCGCAGCCTGGGCGTGTGCTTCGAGCGGGTGTTGACCGACAACGGCACCTGCTACAGGTCGCGCCGTTTCCAGCGCCTGCTCCGTCGCCTTGGCATGCGCCACCTGCGCACGCGTCCCTACACCCCGCGCACCAACGGCAAGGCCGAACGCCTGGTCCAGACCAGCCTGCGCGAGTGGGCCTATGCCCGCGCCTATGACAACTCCGGGCAGCGGGCTGGCGCCCTCCATGACTGGCTGCATCACTACAACTGGCACCGCCCTCATGCAAGCCTCGGCTACAAACCACCCATCTCCCGCATACCCCTGAACAACGTGCTGGGTTTACACAACTAG
- a CDS encoding 4-hydroxy-tetrahydrodipicolinate synthase, which produces MTSSHVPLRGSIVALVTPMHEDGSVDYPALRRLVDWHVAEGTDCIGVVGTTGESPTVTVEEHCEIIRVAVEQAAGRVPVMAGCGGNSTAEAIALAQYARQVGADSQLQVVPYYNKPGQEGQYRHFRAIAEATGDLPIVLYNVPGRSVADLQHDTVLRLAQVPGVIGIKEATGNLERAQWLIRDVPDGFAVYSGDDATAVALMLCGGHGNVSVTANVAPRLMHELCVAALAGQVPAAMAIQRRLLPLHRQLFVEANPIPVKWAMQRLGLCGGTLRLPMTELESGNQPRVEAALREAGLLA; this is translated from the coding sequence ATGACCTCCTCCCACGTCCCCCTGCGCGGCAGCATCGTCGCGCTCGTCACGCCCATGCACGAAGACGGCAGCGTGGATTACCCGGCGCTGCGCCGGCTGGTGGACTGGCACGTGGCCGAGGGCACCGACTGCATCGGCGTGGTCGGCACCACCGGCGAGTCGCCGACGGTCACCGTGGAAGAGCATTGCGAGATCATCCGCGTGGCGGTGGAGCAGGCGGCCGGGCGGGTGCCGGTGATGGCCGGCTGCGGCGGCAATTCCACCGCCGAGGCCATCGCGCTGGCGCAGTACGCGCGCCAGGTCGGCGCCGACAGCCAGCTGCAGGTGGTGCCGTACTACAACAAGCCGGGGCAGGAAGGGCAGTACCGCCATTTCCGTGCCATCGCCGAGGCCACCGGTGACCTGCCGATCGTGCTCTACAACGTGCCCGGCCGCAGTGTCGCCGACCTGCAGCACGACACCGTGCTGCGGCTGGCGCAGGTGCCGGGGGTGATCGGCATCAAGGAAGCCACCGGCAACCTGGAGCGCGCGCAGTGGCTGATCCGCGACGTGCCGGACGGGTTCGCGGTGTACTCCGGCGACGATGCCACCGCGGTGGCGCTGATGCTGTGCGGTGGGCATGGCAACGTGAGCGTGACCGCCAACGTGGCGCCACGGCTGATGCACGAGCTCTGCGTGGCCGCGCTGGCCGGGCAGGTGCCGGCGGCGATGGCGATCCAGCGGCGGCTGCTGCCGCTGCACCGGCAGCTGTTCGTCGAGGCCAACCCGATCCCGGTGAAGTGGGCGATGCAGCGGCTGGGCCTGTGCGGCGGCACCCTGCGCCTGCCGATGACCGAACTGGAGTCGGGCAACCAGCCGCGGGTGGAAGCGGCGCTGCGCGAGGCCGGCTTGCTGGCCTGA
- a CDS encoding peptidase M4, producing the protein MNDRPLQTALLAAALALAGSGAAHAQDALTAPQVRAQLEAQGYTKVKNLEFKDGMWKADATSANGKHVDVRLDPRTGKVYPDKAVSPLGEADIRAQLATAGYSGVHDVKLDDGLWQAKGTTAAGEKVKVQLDPATGEVIALEKD; encoded by the coding sequence ATGAACGATCGACCGCTACAGACCGCCCTCCTCGCCGCCGCGCTGGCGCTGGCCGGGTCCGGCGCCGCCCACGCGCAGGACGCGCTCACCGCGCCGCAGGTACGCGCGCAGCTGGAGGCGCAGGGCTATACCAAGGTCAAGAACCTGGAGTTCAAGGACGGCATGTGGAAGGCCGATGCCACCAGCGCCAACGGCAAGCACGTGGATGTGCGCCTGGATCCGCGTACCGGCAAGGTGTACCCGGACAAGGCGGTGTCGCCGCTGGGCGAGGCCGATATCCGCGCCCAGCTGGCCACCGCCGGTTACAGCGGGGTGCATGACGTCAAGCTCGACGATGGCCTGTGGCAGGCCAAGGGCACGACCGCCGCGGGCGAGAAGGTGAAGGTGCAGCTGGATCCGGCGACGGGTGAAGTGATCGCACTGGAAAAGGACTGA
- a CDS encoding MFS transporter has product MPSIATPANSPRRVLAASLVGTTIEFFDFYIYATAAVLVFPTLFFPESSANAALLQSLATFAVAFIARPVGSALFGHYGDRIGRKATLVAALLTMGLSTVAIGLLPTHADIGLLAPALLALCRFGQGLGLGGEWGGAVLLATENAPPGKRAWYGMFPQLGAPLGFLMSAGIFLLLGRLLDDAAFLAWGWRVPFLASALLVIVGLWVRLNIHETPDFRRAVAHGQRVRLPMREVIAGHGFALVAGTLAAFATFVLFYLMTVFTLGYGTSALGYTREQFLLLQMVGILFFAAGIPLAALHGDRHGTIRTMLWATLAIFVFGLLFQPLFQAAHPWQVLGFLSLGLFLMGLTYGPCGTMLASLYPVQVRYTGASLSFNLAGILGAAPAPYAATWLAGKFGVGAVGGYLCATALATALALWAIQRRAAPRR; this is encoded by the coding sequence ATGCCCTCGATCGCGACTCCCGCCAATTCCCCGCGCCGCGTGCTCGCCGCCAGCCTGGTCGGCACCACCATCGAGTTCTTCGATTTCTACATCTATGCCACCGCCGCGGTGCTGGTGTTTCCCACGCTGTTCTTTCCCGAGAGCAGCGCCAATGCGGCGCTGCTGCAGTCGCTGGCGACCTTCGCGGTGGCCTTCATCGCGCGGCCGGTGGGCTCGGCGCTGTTCGGCCACTACGGCGACCGCATCGGCCGCAAGGCCACGCTGGTGGCGGCGCTGCTGACCATGGGCCTGTCCACGGTCGCCATCGGCCTGTTGCCCACCCATGCCGATATCGGCCTGCTGGCGCCGGCGCTGCTGGCGCTGTGCCGCTTCGGCCAGGGCCTGGGCCTGGGCGGCGAATGGGGCGGGGCGGTGCTGCTGGCCACCGAGAACGCGCCGCCGGGCAAGCGCGCCTGGTACGGCATGTTCCCGCAACTGGGCGCGCCGCTGGGCTTCCTGATGTCGGCCGGCATCTTCCTGCTGCTGGGCCGGCTGCTGGACGATGCCGCGTTCCTGGCCTGGGGCTGGCGCGTGCCGTTCCTGGCCAGTGCGCTGCTGGTGATCGTCGGCCTGTGGGTGCGCCTGAACATCCACGAGACCCCGGATTTCCGCCGCGCGGTCGCGCACGGGCAGCGGGTGCGGCTGCCGATGCGCGAGGTGATCGCCGGCCATGGCTTCGCGCTGGTGGCCGGGACCCTGGCGGCGTTCGCGACCTTCGTGCTGTTCTACCTGATGACGGTGTTCACCCTGGGCTACGGCACCTCGGCGCTGGGCTATACGCGCGAGCAGTTCCTGCTGCTGCAGATGGTCGGCATCCTGTTCTTCGCCGCGGGCATCCCGCTGGCGGCGCTGCACGGCGACCGCCACGGCACGATCCGCACGATGCTGTGGGCGACCCTGGCGATCTTCGTGTTCGGGCTGCTGTTCCAGCCGCTGTTCCAGGCCGCGCACCCGTGGCAGGTGCTGGGCTTCCTGTCGCTGGGGCTGTTCCTGATGGGCCTGACCTACGGCCCCTGCGGCACCATGCTGGCCAGCCTGTATCCGGTGCAGGTGCGTTATACCGGCGCCTCGCTGTCGTTCAACCTGGCCGGCATCCTCGGCGCCGCGCCGGCGCCCTACGCGGCGACCTGGCTGGCCGGGAAGTTCGGGGTCGGTGCGGTGGGCGGTTACCTGTGCGCCACCGCGCTGGCCACCGCGCTGGCGTTATGGGCGATCCAGCGCCGCGCGGCGCCGCGGCGCTGA
- a CDS encoding bacteriohemerythrin, with protein sequence MALLVWQDDLNTGVEVIDHQHMRIVEMLNHLHVTQKSMERVAVGEVIDELIDYTLSHFAFEEELMEEAGYPFCAAHKRVHEVFIKRVSEYRMRFESGEDITDDLRNMLSRWLFNHIRGDDKAYAEHVKRHLNKFAREHEEGGWLGRTLKRLFR encoded by the coding sequence GTGGCACTTTTGGTCTGGCAGGACGATCTCAACACGGGCGTGGAGGTCATCGACCACCAGCACATGCGCATCGTGGAGATGCTCAACCACCTGCACGTGACCCAGAAGAGCATGGAGCGCGTCGCCGTGGGCGAGGTGATCGACGAGCTGATCGACTACACCCTGTCGCACTTCGCCTTCGAGGAAGAGCTCATGGAGGAGGCGGGCTACCCGTTCTGCGCCGCGCACAAGCGCGTGCACGAGGTGTTCATCAAGCGCGTCTCCGAGTACCGCATGCGTTTCGAGTCGGGCGAGGACATCACCGACGACCTGCGCAACATGCTCTCGCGCTGGCTGTTCAACCACATCCGCGGCGACGACAAGGCCTACGCCGAGCACGTCAAGCGCCACCTCAACAAGTTCGCCCGCGAACACGAGGAAGGCGGCTGGCTCGGGCGCACGCTCAAGCGCCTGTTCCGCTGA
- a CDS encoding diguanylate cyclase response regulator, with protein sequence MTVSPPAGFDSRPITPLPQRILLVENSRTFTTMLREAIEQRLELPVSVASSLAEAGALLDAEDDWFLVLTGLVLADGDRDGVVAYFVERGLPTIVVSSVYDEDLRRRVLQQDIIDYVLKNTPGSLDYLVWLVQRLERNRRISALVVDDSPSARGYAASLLAMYGYRVAQAGDGPAALQALEADPAIRLAIVDQEMPGMDGVELTRRLRALRARDRVAVIGISGNSDPSLIPRFLKNGANDFLRKPFSREEFFCRVSQNVDQLELIGTLQDLATRDFLTGLPNRRSFLERSQRQLERRAADAGSVAVAMVDIDHFKHINDSLGHEAGDQALRAVAGVLHAHTRPQDLSARFGGEEFCLLVTVEDEDACARHFEQLRAAVAALELTLGGSTLRMTVSIGVCRMPAHSCTLHALIAEADRQLYLAKAGGRNRVHGITLDETACVL encoded by the coding sequence ATGACAGTGTCGCCGCCGGCCGGCTTCGACAGCCGACCGATCACCCCCCTGCCCCAGCGCATCCTGCTGGTCGAGAACTCGCGCACCTTCACTACGATGCTGCGCGAGGCCATCGAGCAGCGCCTGGAGCTGCCGGTGAGCGTGGCGTCCTCGCTGGCCGAGGCCGGCGCCCTGCTCGACGCCGAGGACGACTGGTTCCTGGTGCTGACCGGGCTGGTGCTTGCCGACGGCGACCGCGACGGCGTGGTGGCCTACTTCGTCGAACGCGGGCTGCCGACCATCGTGGTCAGCAGCGTCTACGACGAGGACCTGCGCCGGCGGGTGCTGCAGCAGGACATCATCGACTACGTCCTGAAGAACACGCCCGGCAGCCTGGATTACCTGGTGTGGCTGGTGCAGCGGCTGGAGCGCAACCGCCGCATCTCGGCGCTGGTGGTGGACGACTCGCCGTCGGCGCGCGGCTACGCCGCCTCGCTGCTGGCCATGTACGGCTACCGCGTCGCCCAGGCCGGCGACGGCCCGGCCGCGCTGCAGGCGCTGGAAGCGGACCCGGCGATCCGCCTGGCCATCGTCGACCAGGAAATGCCGGGGATGGACGGGGTCGAGCTGACCCGCCGGCTGCGCGCCCTGCGCGCGCGCGACCGGGTGGCGGTGATCGGCATCTCCGGCAACTCCGACCCGTCGCTGATCCCGCGCTTCCTGAAGAACGGCGCCAACGACTTCCTGCGCAAACCCTTCTCGCGCGAGGAGTTCTTCTGCCGGGTGTCGCAGAACGTCGACCAGCTGGAGCTGATCGGCACCCTGCAGGACCTGGCCACCCGCGACTTCCTCACCGGCCTGCCCAACCGCCGCAGCTTCCTGGAGCGCAGCCAGCGCCAGCTGGAGCGGCGCGCCGCCGATGCCGGCAGCGTGGCGGTGGCGATGGTCGACATCGACCATTTCAAGCACATCAACGACAGCCTCGGCCACGAGGCCGGCGACCAGGCGCTGCGCGCGGTGGCCGGGGTCCTGCACGCCCACACCCGGCCGCAGGACCTGAGCGCCCGTTTCGGCGGCGAGGAGTTCTGCCTGCTGGTCACCGTGGAGGACGAGGACGCCTGCGCGCGCCATTTCGAACAGCTGCGCGCGGCCGTGGCCGCGCTGGAGCTGACCCTGGGCGGCAGCACGCTGCGCATGACCGTGAGCATCGGCGTGTGCCGCATGCCGGCGCACAGCTGCACGCTGCACGCGCTGATCGCCGAGGCCGACCGCCAGCTCTACCTGGCCAAGGCCGGCGGCCGCAACCGCGTGCACGGCATTACCCTGGACGAAACCGCCTGCGTGCTTTGA
- a CDS encoding two-component system response regulator → MRLLLVEDSTALRESLAIALAAEGHAVDAAADGSQALGFLAHYDYDLMVLDLALPGIDGLGVLDGLRAQRRATRVLVLSARDQVSDRVEALNRGADDYLVKPFAIDELLARLKALARRRFDDASPRLVAGALSVDTATCLVTGPHGAIALSPKEYALLELLLRERGRVHTRGGLFERLYAGSSTASDKVIEVLVSTLRAKLARAGVDGLIETRRGFGYVVV, encoded by the coding sequence ATGCGGTTGTTGCTTGTCGAGGATTCCACCGCCCTGCGCGAGAGCCTGGCCATCGCCCTGGCCGCGGAGGGCCACGCGGTCGACGCCGCCGCCGATGGCAGCCAGGCGCTGGGGTTCCTGGCGCATTACGACTATGACCTGATGGTGCTGGACCTGGCGCTGCCGGGCATCGACGGGCTGGGGGTGCTCGACGGCCTGCGCGCGCAGCGGCGCGCCACCCGCGTGCTGGTGCTGTCCGCGCGCGACCAGGTCAGCGACCGGGTCGAGGCGCTCAACCGCGGCGCCGACGACTACCTGGTCAAGCCCTTCGCCATCGACGAACTGCTGGCGCGGCTGAAGGCGCTGGCGCGGCGCCGCTTCGACGACGCGTCGCCGCGGCTGGTCGCCGGCGCGCTGAGCGTGGATACCGCGACCTGCCTGGTGACCGGTCCGCACGGGGCGATCGCGCTGTCGCCCAAGGAGTACGCGCTGCTGGAACTGCTGCTGCGCGAGCGCGGCCGCGTGCATACCCGCGGCGGCCTGTTCGAGCGCCTGTATGCCGGCAGCAGCACCGCCTCGGACAAGGTGATCGAGGTACTGGTCAGCACCCTGCGGGCCAAGCTCGCGCGTGCCGGCGTCGATGGCCTGATCGAGACCCGCCGCGGGTTCGGCTATGTGGTCGTCTGA